A window from Chitinophaga filiformis encodes these proteins:
- a CDS encoding SMI1/KNR4 family protein, producing MAKYLDFLQPYAKHLGDPQGVSEAEVKAIEQQYNVKLPLAYVEFISIFGKKKGRILRNYSSEVSYLAQNRKDALKALGDMGNGSFSIKDSHFFFGQWQGLSSYFFDCEQLEDDPPVYVLDAGKADVFKPSFSQLIREELNKVLKFDGVIKK from the coding sequence ATGGCAAAATATCTGGACTTTTTACAACCATATGCAAAACACCTGGGTGATCCTCAGGGAGTTAGTGAAGCAGAGGTAAAAGCGATCGAACAACAGTATAATGTTAAGCTACCTTTAGCCTACGTAGAGTTTATCTCCATTTTCGGTAAGAAAAAGGGCCGTATCCTCAGGAATTATTCCAGCGAAGTATCTTACCTGGCACAGAACAGGAAAGACGCCCTTAAAGCGTTGGGAGATATGGGGAACGGCAGTTTCAGCATCAAAGACAGCCATTTCTTCTTTGGCCAGTGGCAGGGACTTTCTTCTTATTTCTTTGATTGTGAGCAACTGGAAGACGATCCCCCGGTATATGTCCTGGATGCAGGTAAGGCGGATGTTTTTAAGCCTTCATTTTCGCAGCTGATCAGGGAAGAACTAAATAAAGTATTAAAATTTGATGGGGTTATCAAAAAATAG
- the nfi gene encoding deoxyribonuclease V (cleaves DNA at apurinic or apyrimidinic sites), with the protein MINPNLTEQEAIDIQQQLRGQVIATDHLPAEIKLIAGVDVEYDKDSNAIAGAFVLLDYHTLEVVEVATHCMEVTFPYIPGLFSFREMPVLLEAWQKLQQHPDIIICDGQGRAHPRRFGLACHMGVLLDKPTLGCGKTRLFGKYDPPAAERGAVSPLLAEDDGEHIGNALRTQKDINPVFVSVGHKISLDTATSLVLKMCTEYRLPETTRKADHYGREAFLAYKNGTIPPLQ; encoded by the coding sequence ATGATAAATCCGAATCTGACAGAACAGGAGGCGATCGATATCCAGCAGCAGTTAAGGGGCCAGGTCATTGCCACCGACCACCTGCCTGCCGAAATAAAACTGATCGCAGGCGTAGATGTAGAATACGATAAGGACAGCAATGCCATTGCCGGTGCTTTTGTATTGCTGGACTATCATACCCTGGAAGTGGTGGAAGTGGCCACGCATTGTATGGAGGTAACTTTCCCCTATATACCCGGCCTGTTTTCCTTCCGTGAAATGCCGGTGCTGCTGGAAGCATGGCAGAAACTGCAACAGCATCCGGATATCATCATCTGCGATGGGCAGGGGAGGGCGCATCCCCGCCGTTTCGGCCTGGCATGCCATATGGGAGTATTGTTGGACAAGCCGACCCTGGGATGCGGTAAAACAAGATTATTCGGGAAATACGACCCACCGGCTGCTGAGCGGGGAGCCGTCAGTCCATTGCTGGCAGAAGACGACGGAGAGCATATCGGGAATGCGCTGCGCACGCAAAAGGACATCAACCCCGTATTTGTTTCTGTGGGGCATAAGATCTCGCTGGATACTGCCACCAGTCTGGTGTTGAAGATGTGTACGGAATACCGCCTGCCGGAAACGACCCGCAAAGCAGATCATTACGGGCGGGAGGCATTCCTGGCATATAAGAACGGCACTATTCCGCCGCTTCAATAA
- a CDS encoding DUF6531 domain-containing protein, with translation MLVSNKHFVPVIGLDIHIVLLFGFPIPLPHPYIGFVVDPMDYIPFIGATTKVNHVPRGVSDTSGIIIIFIHFPMGGPWLLAPLIGHDSVNFYGSKKVKTEGRLMSPTGHMLMTCNDIGIPLSLRPGKKLKPMPSMYLPTSFSIPLSFGKPVMVGGPYVPDWAGVLINLIASFGFGALMKGLKKVATKLNHALQKTVGSNKLSNFLCKLGLEPVDLVQGIVIYDGVDFELPGPIPLTWARSWNSDSPHKGVLGHAMHFSYDMRVQEFAQEGVTLVLLKNGRSAVFGYTPSGMPGEYNRHEQLTLTRTDVNSYLLYDQQEKLFYTFHKLHPADRQYRLVSIHDKAGFIITFHYNAKGHLQRIIDTAGRHLHIDNDKNGRITRVVAHHRGQERLMVSYEYNEAGDLSAIIDANNKAIRMIYEDHLMIQRTDRNGQSFYWEYDRQRRCIHAWGEKGVLDGYIAYHPEKGYNVLTDSLGNETTYYYTPDFVVHQVKDPMGHSTFTEYTEHFEIYRYIDEEGNATGFSYDEWGNCIALTKADGSTQSFAYDEAGNLLLIRDAQGNTRSYVYNEQNGQIQTITEADGSLVMFEYDGQQLLRKVERLRAGRTLLDYDEDLNLTSVTLPDKATYSWQYDVWGQCIRSNNPQQEAQYFQYDVLGRVTDIRTPDGNHIRLGYNAYDEVIHAKDKHHDIRFTYTQLGSLQSREENGAKIHFLLDTEERLVAVVNEHGASYRFKRNQCGQVIEETGFDNSARYLKRDARGNVIRIDRPGKRSTVYEYDYGYRVTRAEHSDGSWETFSYNRNGQLIEAINENSTVKFERDALGNIVKEWQNGHEISTAFNRYGKRLHVSSSLGADILYERNHNGLVTGITASDGSIADAWTAQISRNLRGLETERLLPGGIVNRRVYDDAGLPVHHSVSHRTRTVRSRYYRWDANQQLRQIVNALDKGVSTFSHDSFGHLARAQYEDGLYDFRLPDKMGNLYKTPERKDRKYSAGGQLKESAAARFEYDEEGNLTRKITKDLKVWEYAWYGNGMLKQVIRPDRQVVSFEYDALGRRTAKIYKQQITRWLWDGHVPLHEWHYPVKQRPVTTIDEDGNISTPPEPVPAETLITWTFEADHAVPAARISAGKKYSILTDYLGTPCEAYDDEGNNVWSCELDIYGNVRKLAGDRHFVPFRYQGQYEDAETGLYYNRFRYYSPEEGSYISHDPAGLFGGIHLYAYVKKPDAYVDIFGLDPVEWVDPKSLNFSQGYVGHQVEEYAQLMKDGKWDWSRSPLEVAEIDGHRVSLDNRRLMAAQMAEVPQVPIRIVNLDDPRPDGGTYRSNLEKKLNSKPKKRPDLQKADLRPHGSPKQPKIVYPNK, from the coding sequence ATGTTAGTAAGCAATAAGCATTTTGTACCCGTCATCGGCCTTGACATCCACATCGTACTGCTCTTTGGATTTCCCATTCCCCTGCCGCATCCATATATAGGATTTGTAGTGGACCCCATGGACTATATTCCCTTCATCGGCGCCACCACCAAAGTAAATCACGTACCCCGCGGCGTAAGCGATACCAGTGGTATCATCATCATATTCATACATTTTCCTATGGGTGGCCCCTGGCTGCTGGCGCCACTGATCGGACACGATTCTGTCAACTTCTATGGCAGCAAGAAAGTGAAAACAGAAGGCCGGCTCATGAGCCCTACCGGGCATATGCTGATGACCTGCAACGATATTGGTATTCCGCTGTCGCTGCGGCCCGGCAAGAAACTGAAGCCCATGCCGAGCATGTACCTTCCTACTTCCTTTTCCATTCCCCTCTCCTTCGGTAAACCTGTCATGGTAGGCGGCCCCTATGTGCCCGACTGGGCTGGTGTGCTCATCAACCTGATCGCGTCTTTCGGATTCGGTGCACTGATGAAGGGACTGAAAAAAGTAGCGACGAAACTCAATCATGCACTGCAGAAAACCGTTGGCAGTAATAAACTGAGTAACTTCCTCTGTAAACTGGGCCTGGAACCTGTTGACCTCGTACAGGGTATCGTTATATACGATGGCGTAGACTTCGAACTGCCTGGCCCCATTCCGCTTACATGGGCACGCTCATGGAACAGCGACAGCCCCCACAAAGGCGTACTGGGACATGCCATGCATTTCTCTTATGATATGCGTGTACAGGAATTTGCACAGGAAGGCGTTACACTTGTACTACTGAAAAACGGGCGTAGCGCCGTCTTCGGCTACACGCCCTCCGGCATGCCGGGCGAGTACAACCGGCATGAACAGCTTACGCTCACGCGTACGGATGTGAACAGCTATCTGCTATACGATCAGCAGGAAAAACTATTTTATACCTTCCACAAACTACATCCTGCCGACCGGCAATACCGCCTTGTCTCTATCCATGACAAGGCCGGATTTATCATCACCTTCCATTATAATGCCAAAGGACATCTTCAACGGATCATTGATACTGCCGGCAGGCATTTGCATATAGACAACGATAAAAATGGCAGGATCACCCGGGTCGTGGCGCACCACCGGGGACAGGAACGCCTCATGGTAAGCTATGAGTACAATGAAGCGGGCGACCTTTCCGCCATCATTGATGCCAACAACAAAGCCATCAGGATGATCTATGAAGATCACCTGATGATACAGAGAACTGACAGGAACGGGCAGTCCTTCTACTGGGAATATGACCGGCAGCGCCGTTGTATCCACGCCTGGGGTGAAAAAGGCGTACTGGATGGATACATCGCCTATCATCCGGAGAAAGGCTATAATGTGCTCACTGATTCTCTCGGCAACGAAACCACCTATTACTACACACCCGACTTCGTGGTGCACCAGGTCAAAGACCCCATGGGCCATTCCACATTTACGGAATACACGGAACACTTTGAGATATACAGGTATATAGACGAAGAAGGCAATGCAACAGGCTTTTCTTATGACGAGTGGGGCAATTGTATTGCGCTCACAAAAGCAGATGGCAGCACGCAGTCATTCGCCTATGACGAAGCCGGCAACCTGCTGCTTATAAGAGATGCACAGGGCAATACCCGCAGCTATGTATACAATGAACAGAATGGCCAGATACAGACCATTACGGAAGCTGATGGCAGCCTCGTGATGTTTGAATACGACGGGCAGCAACTGCTGCGTAAAGTGGAGAGATTACGCGCCGGCAGAACATTGCTGGATTATGACGAAGACCTGAACCTCACATCCGTTACGCTGCCGGACAAAGCCACCTACAGCTGGCAATACGATGTATGGGGGCAATGTATCCGATCCAATAATCCGCAGCAGGAAGCGCAATATTTTCAATACGATGTACTGGGCCGGGTGACCGATATCAGGACGCCCGACGGCAATCACATTCGCCTGGGATATAATGCCTATGATGAGGTCATTCATGCCAAAGACAAACACCATGATATCCGCTTCACCTATACACAGCTGGGCAGCCTGCAATCAAGAGAAGAGAACGGCGCTAAAATACATTTCCTGCTCGATACAGAAGAACGACTTGTAGCGGTTGTCAATGAACACGGCGCCAGTTATCGCTTTAAACGGAATCAATGCGGGCAGGTCATCGAAGAAACCGGGTTTGATAATAGTGCCCGCTACCTGAAAAGGGACGCCAGGGGCAATGTCATCAGGATAGATCGCCCTGGTAAAAGATCTACTGTTTATGAATACGATTACGGCTACCGGGTCACAAGGGCCGAACACAGCGACGGCAGCTGGGAAACATTCAGCTATAATCGCAATGGCCAGCTGATCGAAGCCATCAATGAAAACAGCACCGTGAAGTTCGAGCGGGATGCATTGGGCAATATCGTAAAGGAATGGCAGAACGGGCATGAGATCAGCACTGCATTTAACAGGTACGGCAAAAGGCTTCATGTAAGCAGCAGCCTGGGGGCAGACATACTGTATGAACGTAATCACAATGGCCTCGTAACCGGCATTACTGCCAGCGACGGTAGTATTGCCGATGCATGGACCGCACAGATCAGCAGGAACCTGCGGGGACTTGAAACAGAAAGGCTCCTGCCGGGAGGTATAGTGAACAGGCGTGTTTACGACGATGCCGGCTTGCCGGTACATCACTCCGTCAGCCATCGCACCCGCACTGTAAGAAGCCGGTATTACCGCTGGGATGCCAACCAGCAGTTAAGGCAGATCGTCAATGCGCTCGATAAGGGTGTCAGCACTTTTAGTCATGATAGTTTCGGACATCTGGCCAGGGCGCAGTATGAAGACGGACTGTACGACTTCCGCCTGCCCGATAAAATGGGCAACCTGTATAAAACACCCGAACGTAAAGACAGGAAATACAGTGCCGGCGGACAATTAAAAGAAAGCGCAGCCGCCCGTTTCGAATACGATGAAGAAGGCAATCTCACCCGGAAGATCACTAAAGACCTGAAGGTATGGGAGTATGCATGGTATGGTAACGGTATGCTTAAACAGGTGATCAGGCCAGACAGGCAGGTCGTTTCATTTGAATACGATGCCTTAGGCCGGCGAACAGCAAAGATCTACAAACAACAGATCACCCGCTGGCTCTGGGATGGACATGTACCACTCCATGAATGGCATTATCCTGTAAAACAACGTCCTGTTACCACCATCGATGAAGACGGTAATATATCGACACCACCCGAACCGGTGCCGGCTGAAACATTGATCACCTGGACCTTTGAGGCCGATCATGCGGTTCCCGCTGCGCGGATCAGTGCCGGTAAGAAATATTCTATCCTTACCGATTACCTCGGCACGCCCTGCGAAGCATACGACGATGAAGGCAACAATGTATGGTCCTGCGAATTGGATATTTATGGAAACGTCCGTAAGTTAGCAGGCGACCGCCACTTCGTACCTTTCCGCTACCAGGGACAGTATGAGGATGCCGAGACAGGTCTTTATTACAACAGGTTCAGGTATTATAGTCCGGAGGAAGGCAGTTATATCAGCCATGATCCTGCGGGATTATTCGGCGGCATCCATCTTTATGCATATGTGAAGAAGCCCGATGCCTATGTAGACATCTTCGGACTGGATCCTGTTGAGTGGGTAGATCCGAAATCGCTGAACTTCTCCCAGGGATACGTTGGGCACCAGGTAGAGGAATATGCACAGCTGATGAAAGACGGTAAATGGGACTGGTCAAGAAGTCCGCTGGAAGTAGCAGAGATAGACGGTCACCGCGTGAGCCTCGACAACAGGCGGCTGATGGCAGCACAAATGGCAGAAGTGCCGCAGGTGCCAATACGTATCGTCAACCTGGACGATCCTCGTCCTGATGGCGGTACCTATCGCAGCAACCTTGAAAAGAAACTGAATTCCAAACCAAAGAAAAGACCCGATCTTCAGAAAGCTGATCTGCGGCCGCATGGTTCACCGAAGCAACCGAAGATCGTATATCCGAATAAATAA
- a CDS encoding acyltransferase family protein, with protein sequence MKQRLLSLDFFRGLTVAAMILVNNPGSWSYVYPPLEHSKWNGCTPTDLVFPFFLFMVGVSVTFALSSRKADAGGHGKLILHIFRRAAILFAIGLAFRLIPSFDFYNLRILGVLQRIAIVFLIISLLYLKTGTKARIWLCFSFLVIYWLLMTLVPVPGTGPANLEPGTNLAAWLDRTVMGERHLWKQARTWDPEGILSTLPAISTGLLGIMTGDWLRRKDKADAEKVAWLFSAGFLAVLAGLVWDGFFPINKSLWTSSFVLYTGGLAAMGLALSYWFIDVQQYRRFTPPFVAFGRNAITAYVLSGVIPMIFKGMSGGMFTRYSGIFSPFNASLAAAITLVLLLFIPVWIMYKRNIIVKI encoded by the coding sequence ATGAAACAAAGGCTCCTGTCGCTCGACTTTTTCAGGGGGTTGACCGTGGCAGCTATGATCCTGGTCAATAACCCGGGAAGCTGGTCTTACGTTTATCCCCCGCTGGAACATTCAAAATGGAATGGCTGTACACCTACCGACCTGGTATTTCCCTTCTTCCTGTTTATGGTAGGGGTATCAGTAACCTTTGCGCTGAGCAGCCGTAAGGCAGACGCCGGCGGGCATGGGAAGCTGATCCTGCATATTTTCCGCCGGGCGGCGATCCTTTTTGCTATCGGGCTGGCCTTCCGCCTGATCCCTTCCTTCGACTTCTATAACCTGAGGATCTTAGGCGTTTTACAGCGCATTGCGATCGTTTTTCTTATCATCTCCCTGTTGTACCTCAAGACGGGCACTAAAGCCCGTATATGGCTTTGTTTTTCGTTCCTGGTGATATACTGGCTGCTCATGACCCTTGTACCTGTGCCTGGTACCGGCCCGGCAAACCTGGAGCCGGGTACTAACCTGGCCGCCTGGCTGGACCGTACGGTGATGGGAGAGCGGCATTTGTGGAAGCAGGCCCGCACCTGGGACCCTGAGGGTATTTTAAGCACTTTGCCGGCCATTTCAACGGGGCTGCTGGGTATTATGACGGGCGACTGGCTGCGCCGGAAGGATAAAGCGGATGCGGAGAAGGTGGCCTGGCTGTTTTCAGCGGGCTTCCTGGCAGTGCTGGCGGGGTTGGTATGGGATGGCTTTTTCCCCATCAACAAGTCGCTCTGGACAAGTTCATTTGTGCTCTATACCGGCGGACTGGCGGCCATGGGCCTGGCATTGTCTTACTGGTTCATTGATGTGCAACAGTACCGGCGTTTTACACCGCCTTTTGTTGCATTTGGGAGGAATGCCATTACGGCCTATGTCTTGTCTGGCGTCATTCCCATGATCTTTAAAGGGATGTCGGGCGGAATGTTCACGCGTTATTCCGGGATATTTTCTCCTTTCAATGCCTCGCTTGCAGCCGCCATTACACTTGTGTTGCTGTTATTCATACCGGTATGGATCATGTATAAAAGAAATATCATCGTAAAAATCTGA
- a CDS encoding RNA polymerase sigma factor: MQSESHVLWWNAFKQGDWDAFTALYGEFYELLNNYGRKFTQDADLIQDVVHDLFVRLWTTRTRLGDPASVKNYLYKALRSALFRKIQSLSKFVELDNATGQGGFAVNFIPDASFRQEEQELRNQVIALVNTLPARQQEIIFLRFYEGMSYEEIAVIMDINMSSTYKLLYKALDNLQKVSDKRFLTILSVLFILSKSFSKKIMIPEG, encoded by the coding sequence ATGCAATCGGAGAGCCACGTGTTATGGTGGAATGCGTTTAAACAGGGGGATTGGGATGCCTTTACTGCGCTCTACGGCGAATTTTATGAACTGTTGAACAATTATGGCCGCAAGTTTACGCAGGATGCGGACCTGATCCAGGATGTAGTACATGATCTTTTTGTAAGGTTATGGACCACCCGTACACGGCTGGGCGATCCTGCCTCCGTGAAGAACTACCTGTACAAAGCATTACGCTCTGCACTGTTCCGTAAAATACAGTCCCTGTCCAAATTTGTAGAACTGGATAATGCTACCGGACAGGGAGGCTTTGCCGTGAATTTTATACCCGACGCTTCTTTCCGCCAGGAAGAACAGGAACTCAGGAACCAGGTGATAGCCCTGGTCAATACATTGCCTGCCCGTCAGCAGGAAATTATCTTCCTCCGTTTTTATGAAGGAATGTCCTATGAGGAGATCGCCGTCATTATGGACATCAATATGAGCTCCACCTACAAATTATTATATAAGGCCCTCGATAACCTGCAAAAGGTGTCAGATAAGCGTTTCCTGACAATTTTAAGTGTCCTCTTTATCCTCTCTAAAAGTTTTTCAAAAAAAATCATGATTCCGGAGGGATAA
- a CDS encoding FecR family protein, producing the protein MNNEKYATYRLEDFLDDDAFIKWVSGKEQDALAAKFWSEFPLEYPSAAANYEFAVSVIRTYRSQEVWENRDNKAHVLERITATIEANDKRRPALIRRMSTWVRAAVIVLVATVGGYLLYTRMAKPARELIATGYGEKRTITLPDHSVVTLNASSSIAFNEEWDTTAAREVWVEGEAFFDVKHLNRDTTNIRPGQRFLVHSNGLTIEVLGTSFNVRSRHGKTKVGLVTGKIQVGFAGTAAPKAVVMLPGDYIEYADNHLLLTKKINKPESIKRWTQVPLTFTDATLSEIIETLQDNYGYTVKVSEQSIKKLKIEGDINVANVEELLTVITTTLNVKIEQPSQKELVITSGK; encoded by the coding sequence ATGAACAATGAGAAATATGCAACATATAGATTGGAAGACTTCCTGGACGATGATGCTTTTATAAAGTGGGTGTCAGGCAAAGAGCAGGATGCTCTTGCAGCAAAGTTCTGGAGCGAGTTCCCTTTGGAGTATCCATCAGCTGCCGCTAATTATGAATTTGCCGTCAGTGTGATCCGTACTTACCGTTCGCAGGAGGTATGGGAGAACAGGGATAATAAAGCACATGTACTTGAAAGGATCACTGCTACCATAGAAGCCAATGATAAGCGCCGTCCTGCATTGATCCGCCGCATGAGCACCTGGGTAAGGGCTGCCGTTATAGTACTGGTTGCCACTGTGGGTGGTTACCTGCTCTATACAAGAATGGCCAAACCTGCACGTGAGCTTATTGCCACCGGCTACGGTGAAAAGAGGACCATCACACTGCCTGATCATTCTGTTGTAACGCTGAACGCCTCCTCTTCCATTGCTTTCAATGAAGAATGGGATACGACAGCAGCCAGGGAAGTGTGGGTGGAAGGAGAAGCCTTCTTCGATGTGAAACACCTGAACAGGGATACTACGAACATAAGACCAGGACAACGCTTCCTGGTACATAGCAATGGCCTTACAATAGAAGTACTGGGAACATCCTTTAATGTAAGAAGCCGCCACGGAAAAACGAAAGTAGGACTTGTAACAGGAAAGATACAGGTTGGATTTGCCGGTACTGCTGCACCAAAAGCAGTGGTCATGTTGCCGGGCGATTATATTGAATACGCAGACAATCATTTATTACTAACTAAAAAGATAAACAAACCAGAATCAATTAAACGTTGGACACAGGTACCGCTAACGTTTACAGATGCGACATTAAGTGAGATCATAGAAACATTACAGGACAATTATGGTTACACTGTAAAAGTCAGTGAACAATCAATCAAAAAGCTAAAGATCGAAGGAGATATTAACGTAGCCAACGTAGAAGAACTATTGACTGTAATTACCACGACGCTGAACGTCAAAATAGAACAGCCTTCGCAGAAGGAGCTAGTCATTACTTCAGGAAAATAA